In Ovis canadensis isolate MfBH-ARS-UI-01 breed Bighorn chromosome 3, ARS-UI_OviCan_v2, whole genome shotgun sequence, one DNA window encodes the following:
- the NTF3 gene encoding neurotrophin-3 isoform X2, with amino-acid sequence MVTSATILQVNKVMSILFYVMFLAYLRGVQGNSMDQRSLPEDSLNSLIIKLIQADILKNKLSKQMVDVKENYQSTLPKAEAPPREPAKSEFQPVTAMGPELLRHQRRYNSPRVLLSDSTPLEPPPLYLMEDYVGNPVVANRTSRRKRYAEHKSHRGEYSVCDSESLWVTDKSSAIDIRGHQVTVLGEIKTGNSPVKQYFYETRCKEARPVKNGCRGIDDKHWNSQCKTSQTYVRALTSENNKLVGWRWIRIDTSCVCALSRKIGRT; translated from the coding sequence ATCTTACAGGTGAACAAGGTGATGTCCATCTTGTTTTATGTGATGTTTCTCGCTTATCTCCGTGGCGTCCAAGGGaacagcatggatcaaaggagtCTGCCGGAAGACTCACTGAATTCCCTGATAATCAAGCTGATCcaggcagatattttaaaaaacaagctcTCCAAACAGATGGTGGACGTTAAGGAGAACTACCAGAGCACCCTGCCCAAAGCAGAGGCCCCGCCCCGAGAGCCCGCCAAGTCGGAATTCCAGCCAGTGACGGCCATGGGCCCCGAACTGCTGCGGCACCAGAGACGCTACAACTCGCCCCGGGTCCTGCTGAGTGACAGCACCCCCCTGGAGCCCCCTCCCCTGTACCTCATGGAGGATTACGTGGGCAACCCCGTGGTGGCCAACAGAACGTCGAGGAGGAAGAGGTACGCGGAGCACAAGAGCCACCGGGGCGAGTACTCCGTGTGCGACAGCGAGAGCCTGTGGGTGACCGACAAGTCATCGGCCATTGACATCCGGGGACACCAGGTCACGGTGCTGGGGGAGATCAAGACCGGCAACTCCCCCGTCAAACAATATTTTTATGAGACGAGATGTAAGGAGGCCAGGCCTGTCAAGAACGGTTGCAGAGGAATTGATGACAAACACTGGAACTCACAGTGCAAAACCTCCCAAACCTACGTCCGCGCGCTGACGTCAGAAAACAACAAACTGGTCGGCTGGCGGTGGATCCGGATAGACACGTCCTGTGTGTGTGCCTTGTCGAGGAAGATCGGAAGAACATAA
- the NTF3 gene encoding neurotrophin-3 isoform X3 → MSILFYVMFLAYLRGVQGNSMDQRSLPEDSLNSLIIKLIQADILKNKLSKQMVDVKENYQSTLPKAEAPPREPAKSEFQPVTAMGPELLRHQRRYNSPRVLLSDSTPLEPPPLYLMEDYVGNPVVANRTSRRKRYAEHKSHRGEYSVCDSESLWVTDKSSAIDIRGHQVTVLGEIKTGNSPVKQYFYETRCKEARPVKNGCRGIDDKHWNSQCKTSQTYVRALTSENNKLVGWRWIRIDTSCVCALSRKIGRT, encoded by the coding sequence ATGTCCATCTTGTTTTATGTGATGTTTCTCGCTTATCTCCGTGGCGTCCAAGGGaacagcatggatcaaaggagtCTGCCGGAAGACTCACTGAATTCCCTGATAATCAAGCTGATCcaggcagatattttaaaaaacaagctcTCCAAACAGATGGTGGACGTTAAGGAGAACTACCAGAGCACCCTGCCCAAAGCAGAGGCCCCGCCCCGAGAGCCCGCCAAGTCGGAATTCCAGCCAGTGACGGCCATGGGCCCCGAACTGCTGCGGCACCAGAGACGCTACAACTCGCCCCGGGTCCTGCTGAGTGACAGCACCCCCCTGGAGCCCCCTCCCCTGTACCTCATGGAGGATTACGTGGGCAACCCCGTGGTGGCCAACAGAACGTCGAGGAGGAAGAGGTACGCGGAGCACAAGAGCCACCGGGGCGAGTACTCCGTGTGCGACAGCGAGAGCCTGTGGGTGACCGACAAGTCATCGGCCATTGACATCCGGGGACACCAGGTCACGGTGCTGGGGGAGATCAAGACCGGCAACTCCCCCGTCAAACAATATTTTTATGAGACGAGATGTAAGGAGGCCAGGCCTGTCAAGAACGGTTGCAGAGGAATTGATGACAAACACTGGAACTCACAGTGCAAAACCTCCCAAACCTACGTCCGCGCGCTGACGTCAGAAAACAACAAACTGGTCGGCTGGCGGTGGATCCGGATAGACACGTCCTGTGTGTGTGCCTTGTCGAGGAAGATCGGAAGAACATAA
- the NTF3 gene encoding neurotrophin-3 isoform X1: MASEEGEMILQVNKVMSILFYVMFLAYLRGVQGNSMDQRSLPEDSLNSLIIKLIQADILKNKLSKQMVDVKENYQSTLPKAEAPPREPAKSEFQPVTAMGPELLRHQRRYNSPRVLLSDSTPLEPPPLYLMEDYVGNPVVANRTSRRKRYAEHKSHRGEYSVCDSESLWVTDKSSAIDIRGHQVTVLGEIKTGNSPVKQYFYETRCKEARPVKNGCRGIDDKHWNSQCKTSQTYVRALTSENNKLVGWRWIRIDTSCVCALSRKIGRT; this comes from the coding sequence ATCTTACAGGTGAACAAGGTGATGTCCATCTTGTTTTATGTGATGTTTCTCGCTTATCTCCGTGGCGTCCAAGGGaacagcatggatcaaaggagtCTGCCGGAAGACTCACTGAATTCCCTGATAATCAAGCTGATCcaggcagatattttaaaaaacaagctcTCCAAACAGATGGTGGACGTTAAGGAGAACTACCAGAGCACCCTGCCCAAAGCAGAGGCCCCGCCCCGAGAGCCCGCCAAGTCGGAATTCCAGCCAGTGACGGCCATGGGCCCCGAACTGCTGCGGCACCAGAGACGCTACAACTCGCCCCGGGTCCTGCTGAGTGACAGCACCCCCCTGGAGCCCCCTCCCCTGTACCTCATGGAGGATTACGTGGGCAACCCCGTGGTGGCCAACAGAACGTCGAGGAGGAAGAGGTACGCGGAGCACAAGAGCCACCGGGGCGAGTACTCCGTGTGCGACAGCGAGAGCCTGTGGGTGACCGACAAGTCATCGGCCATTGACATCCGGGGACACCAGGTCACGGTGCTGGGGGAGATCAAGACCGGCAACTCCCCCGTCAAACAATATTTTTATGAGACGAGATGTAAGGAGGCCAGGCCTGTCAAGAACGGTTGCAGAGGAATTGATGACAAACACTGGAACTCACAGTGCAAAACCTCCCAAACCTACGTCCGCGCGCTGACGTCAGAAAACAACAAACTGGTCGGCTGGCGGTGGATCCGGATAGACACGTCCTGTGTGTGTGCCTTGTCGAGGAAGATCGGAAGAACATAA